A single genomic interval of Vicia villosa cultivar HV-30 ecotype Madison, WI unplaced genomic scaffold, Vvil1.0 ctg.000010F_1_1, whole genome shotgun sequence harbors:
- the LOC131621688 gene encoding auxin-induced protein 22E-like, with protein MESYIETDLIVNHKDTELRLGLPGNDDEQDKHSCNIGSVVRSNKRSFSPETSVEESSICNASSSSTTSDHDQCTVQPSKVQVVGWPPIRSFRKNSLQQKKVEDGSGTYVKVSMAGAPYLRKIDLNVYKSYSELLKALENLFKCTIGGYSEREGYNGSEHAPTYEDKDGDWMLVGDVPWNMFISSCKRLKIVKGSEAKGLACL; from the exons ATGGAAAGCTATATTGAAACAGATTTGATTGTTAATCACAAGGACACAGAGTTAAGGTTGGGATTACCTGGAAACGATGATGAACAAGACAAACATTCATGCAATATTGGATCTGTTGTTAGAAGCAACAAGAGATCTTTTTCACCAGAAACAAGTGTTGAAGAGTCTTCCATTTGCAATGCTTCTAGTTCCTCAACCACAAGTGATCATGACCAATGCACTGTTCAACCTTCAAA GGTGCAAGTAGTTGGATGGCCACCAATTAGATCGTTTAGGAAGAACAGTTTACAACAAAAGAAAGTGGAAGATGGAAGTGGAACGTACGTGAAAGTGAGCATGGCTGGTGCACCTTACTTGAGAAAGATAGATCTCAATGTTTACAAAAGCTATTCAGAACTTCTCAAAGCTTTGGAAAATTTGTTCAAGTGCACAATTG GTGGATATTCAGAAAGAGAAGGGTATAATGGATCTGAGCATGCTCCTACTTATGAAGATAAGGATGGTGATTGGATGTTGGTTGGAGATGTTCCATGGAA CATGTTCATATCCTCCTGCAAGAGGTTGAAGATAGTGAAAGGATCAGAGGCAAAGGGGTTGGCATGTTTATGa